The following are encoded together in the Streptomyces rapamycinicus NRRL 5491 genome:
- a CDS encoding SAM-dependent methyltransferase encodes MSDNGWSADRIDTESAHSARIYDYILGGKDYYPADKEAGIAMSREWPALPIHMRANRDFMNRAVRYLAEEAGIRQFLDIGTGIPTSPNLHEIAQAVAPDSRVVYVDNDPIVLTLSQGLLASTPEGRTAYVEADMCDPATILEAAELRETLDLTRPVALTVIAIVHFVLDKDDAYGIVDRLLEPLPSGSYLAMSIGTADFAPDEVARVAREYAARDMPMRLRTEAEAERFFDGLELVEPGLTQVHKWRPDATVTEDIKDEDIAMYGAVARKP; translated from the coding sequence TTGAGCGACAACGGATGGTCGGCCGACCGCATCGACACCGAGAGCGCGCATTCGGCACGTATCTACGACTACATCCTCGGCGGCAAGGACTACTACCCGGCCGACAAGGAAGCGGGCATCGCCATGTCCCGCGAGTGGCCCGCCCTGCCGATCCACATGCGGGCCAACCGCGACTTCATGAACCGGGCCGTGCGCTACCTGGCCGAGGAGGCGGGCATCCGGCAGTTCCTCGACATCGGCACCGGCATCCCCACCTCGCCCAACCTCCATGAGATCGCCCAGGCGGTGGCCCCGGACTCCCGGGTCGTCTACGTGGACAACGACCCCATCGTCCTCACGCTCTCCCAGGGCCTGCTCGCCAGCACCCCCGAGGGCAGGACCGCGTATGTCGAAGCGGACATGTGCGACCCCGCCACCATCCTGGAGGCCGCCGAGCTCCGCGAGACCCTCGACCTGACCCGGCCGGTCGCCCTGACGGTGATCGCCATCGTGCACTTCGTCCTGGACAAGGACGACGCCTACGGAATCGTCGACCGCCTCCTGGAGCCGCTGCCCTCCGGCAGTTACCTGGCGATGTCCATCGGCACCGCCGACTTCGCACCGGACGAGGTGGCCCGGGTCGCCCGTGAGTACGCGGCCCGCGACATGCCCATGCGGCTGCGCACCGAGGCCGAGGCGGAGCGGTTCTTCGACGGCCTCGAACTGGTCGAGCCCGGCCTCACCCAGGTCCACAAGTGGCGCCCGGACGCCACCGTCACCGAGGACATCAAGGACGAGGACATCGCGATGTACGGAGCGGTGGCCCGCAAGCCCTGA
- a CDS encoding DUF397 domain-containing protein, translating to MPSHVLGTLGWSKPWSDDAGGACVEAKKLYDGRVALRQSTDPDGPALVFTTNEMTRFLAGVKDGDADFLC from the coding sequence ATGCCCTCCCACGTCCTCGGCACCCTGGGCTGGTCCAAGCCGTGGAGCGACGACGCCGGCGGCGCCTGCGTCGAGGCCAAGAAGCTGTACGACGGACGGGTGGCGCTGCGTCAGTCGACCGACCCCGACGGCCCCGCACTGGTTTTCACCACGAACGAGATGACCCGGTTCCTGGCGGGTGTGAAGGACGGCGACGCCGACTTCCTCTGCTAG
- a CDS encoding helix-turn-helix domain-containing protein: protein MAAETAWGDAPSVLRMILGRQLEELRTRAGLSYDQAGVAIGVSHSTIRRMEAAKVARLRLADVEKLLQTYGITDRHELDTFLKSVREANKRGWWHTYRDVMPDWFAAYLNLEQAALQIRAYEAQFVHGLLQTEDYARALLSAGNPHAPSEATERRVALRMQRQELLSRESPPRLWVVMDETVLRWPVGGPAVMRAQIDHLIEVSALPQVTVQIMPFGSGPHPAMRAGAFHVFRFRAPELPDIVYLSGLVGAVYLDKEDDVVVYREVLDRMGAQSVPARKTEAVLGAIRKEL from the coding sequence TTGGCGGCGGAAACCGCATGGGGCGATGCCCCCTCTGTCCTCCGCATGATCCTCGGCAGGCAGCTGGAGGAGCTGCGGACGCGCGCCGGACTGAGCTACGACCAGGCGGGCGTGGCGATCGGGGTCAGCCACTCCACCATTCGCAGGATGGAAGCCGCCAAGGTGGCCCGGCTCAGGCTCGCGGACGTGGAGAAGCTGCTCCAGACGTACGGCATCACCGACCGGCATGAGCTCGACACCTTCCTGAAGTCGGTCCGCGAGGCCAACAAGCGCGGCTGGTGGCACACCTACCGCGATGTGATGCCGGACTGGTTCGCCGCGTATCTGAATCTGGAACAGGCGGCGCTTCAGATCCGCGCCTACGAGGCGCAGTTCGTGCACGGGCTGCTGCAGACCGAGGACTACGCGCGTGCGCTGCTCAGCGCAGGGAACCCGCACGCTCCGTCGGAGGCCACCGAGCGCAGGGTCGCCCTGCGCATGCAGCGCCAGGAACTGCTGTCCCGGGAATCCCCTCCCCGGCTGTGGGTCGTGATGGACGAGACGGTGCTGAGGTGGCCGGTCGGGGGCCCGGCCGTGATGCGCGCCCAGATCGACCATCTGATCGAGGTCAGCGCCCTTCCCCAGGTGACCGTGCAGATCATGCCGTTCGGGAGCGGCCCGCATCCGGCCATGCGGGCCGGTGCTTTTCACGTCTTCCGGTTCAGGGCTCCGGAGTTGCCCGACATCGTCTACCTCAGCGGCCTGGTTGGCGCGGTGTATCTGGACAAGGAGGACGACGTGGTGGTGTATCGCGAGGTCCTGGACCGGATGGGCGCCCAGTCGGTGCCCGCCAGGAAAACCGAGGCCGTCCTCGGCGCAATTCGCAAGGAGCTCTGA
- a CDS encoding ATP-binding protein, with product MTPLRTSREQDTHPGCALRLPATASSVSTIRAAVFERLRAWGVSAQVCDDALLVVSELVTNVITHTVSDHLECRLSVGAGLLHLEVEDQVRARTLPAPRTPDPDEHCGRGLLLVGAVSSAWGVRDAPHGPGRIVWAELPSRTEECH from the coding sequence CTGACTCCCCTTCGGACGTCCCGGGAGCAGGACACCCACCCGGGATGTGCTTTACGGCTTCCGGCCACCGCCTCCTCGGTGAGCACGATCCGCGCGGCCGTGTTCGAGCGGCTGCGCGCCTGGGGCGTGAGCGCCCAAGTGTGCGACGACGCGCTCCTCGTGGTCTCCGAGCTGGTCACCAACGTGATCACGCATACGGTCAGCGATCACCTGGAGTGCAGGCTGAGCGTCGGCGCGGGACTGCTGCACCTCGAGGTCGAGGATCAGGTCCGGGCCCGCACCCTCCCCGCGCCACGCACCCCCGACCCCGATGAGCACTGCGGACGAGGGCTTCTGCTGGTCGGCGCGGTGAGCAGCGCCTGGGGCGTCAGGGACGCCCCGCACGGGCCGGGGCGGATCGTATGGGCCGAGCTGCCGTCGCGTACGGAAGAGTGTCACTGA
- a CDS encoding glycoside hydrolase family 2, which translates to MAAVVVPALAATGLLVSGAGPSHAAQAWDPKPAPMTTPWTNQVPVDNPLPEYPRPQLTRPDWSPLNGIWDFAVTSRDAGQPATFGEQIRVPFVPESALSGVQRKITQNDKLWYKRTFTVPSGWNGRRVQLNFGASDWETTVWVNGKQAGAAHRGGYDAFSYDITPLLNGGTNTVVISVYDPTETGGQAIGKQRVQDVTPHPGKSIVYTASSGIWQTVWLEPTAPAHITRLDMVPRLADNTLRVTVRGAGGADGAGVKVTVSSGGTTVGSATGTVGGELSVPVPNARLWTPEDPFLYDVTAELTGAAGGDKVGGYTGMRSIAVKDVGGVRRPVLNGEFVFQTGTLDQGYWPDGIYTAPTDEALKYDLQKHKDLGFNMVRKHIKVEPQRWFYWADRLGLLVWQDMPSMDSGKTPDTAARAQWESEYRAIIDQHRSSPALIQWVDQNEGWGQYDQARIADMVKAYDPSRLVDNMSGVNCCAAKDGGNGDVIDNHNYVGPGNTPAEPVRASVLGEYGGLGYRVPGHEWYPGGGFSYEDQPSISALNNRFVGLLDGIRQSGMPAGGLSASVYTQITDVENEANGLMSYDRQVVKVDQARVRAANQALIAASRSAGATVKLPVGQNVSIRVTTPGYTDRYIRHYDGLGFTEVVNSASADLLKRDATWTVRQGLANKLCYSFESRNYPGEYLRHRDFRVRREAGDGSTVYKEDATWCPTQGSGGIRMSAANFPGQYLRHFNAELWLAQSGSTHAWDNPAGFTEDTTWAIESPWAP; encoded by the coding sequence GTGGCCGCCGTCGTGGTCCCCGCGCTGGCCGCCACCGGTCTGCTCGTCTCCGGCGCCGGTCCCTCCCACGCCGCCCAGGCCTGGGATCCCAAACCCGCCCCGATGACGACCCCGTGGACGAACCAGGTCCCGGTCGACAACCCCCTGCCGGAGTATCCGCGTCCCCAGCTCACCCGGCCCGACTGGTCCCCGCTCAACGGGATTTGGGACTTCGCGGTCACCTCCCGCGACGCCGGGCAGCCGGCCACGTTCGGTGAGCAGATCAGGGTGCCGTTCGTGCCCGAGTCGGCGCTCTCCGGCGTCCAGCGCAAGATCACCCAGAATGACAAGCTCTGGTACAAGCGCACCTTCACGGTCCCCTCCGGCTGGAACGGCCGCCGTGTCCAGCTCAACTTCGGCGCGTCCGACTGGGAGACCACGGTCTGGGTCAACGGCAAGCAGGCCGGCGCCGCCCACCGCGGCGGCTACGACGCCTTCTCGTACGACATCACGCCCCTGCTGAACGGCGGCACCAACACCGTCGTCATCTCCGTGTACGACCCCACGGAGACCGGCGGTCAGGCCATCGGCAAGCAGCGCGTCCAGGACGTCACCCCGCACCCCGGCAAGAGCATCGTCTACACCGCCTCGTCGGGGATCTGGCAGACCGTGTGGCTGGAGCCCACCGCCCCCGCGCACATCACCCGCCTGGACATGGTCCCGCGCCTGGCGGACAACACCCTGCGGGTCACGGTGCGCGGCGCCGGAGGAGCCGACGGCGCGGGCGTCAAGGTCACCGTCTCCAGCGGCGGTACGACGGTCGGCAGCGCCACCGGCACCGTGGGCGGCGAGCTCTCCGTACCGGTGCCGAACGCCCGCCTGTGGACGCCGGAGGACCCGTTCCTGTACGACGTCACGGCCGAGCTCACCGGCGCCGCCGGAGGCGACAAGGTCGGTGGCTACACCGGTATGCGGTCGATCGCGGTGAAGGACGTGGGCGGGGTCCGGCGGCCGGTGCTCAACGGCGAGTTCGTCTTCCAGACCGGCACCCTGGACCAGGGCTACTGGCCGGACGGCATCTACACCGCGCCCACCGACGAGGCCCTCAAGTACGACCTGCAGAAACACAAGGACCTGGGCTTCAACATGGTCCGCAAGCACATCAAGGTCGAGCCGCAGCGCTGGTTCTACTGGGCGGACCGGCTCGGGCTGCTGGTGTGGCAGGACATGCCCTCGATGGACAGCGGCAAGACCCCGGACACCGCGGCCCGCGCCCAGTGGGAGAGCGAGTACCGCGCCATCATCGACCAGCACCGCAGCTCACCCGCGCTCATCCAGTGGGTGGACCAGAACGAGGGCTGGGGCCAGTACGACCAGGCCCGCATCGCCGACATGGTCAAGGCGTACGACCCCTCGCGGCTGGTCGACAACATGAGCGGCGTCAACTGCTGCGCCGCCAAGGACGGCGGCAACGGCGACGTCATCGACAACCACAACTACGTCGGGCCCGGCAACACCCCGGCGGAGCCGGTGCGCGCCTCGGTGCTCGGGGAGTACGGCGGCCTCGGCTACCGGGTGCCCGGCCATGAGTGGTATCCGGGCGGCGGATTCAGCTACGAGGACCAGCCGAGCATCTCCGCGCTCAACAACCGGTTCGTCGGCCTGCTCGACGGAATCCGGCAGAGCGGCATGCCCGCGGGCGGTCTGTCGGCCTCCGTCTACACCCAGATCACGGACGTGGAGAACGAGGCCAACGGGCTGATGTCCTACGACCGCCAGGTGGTCAAGGTCGACCAGGCCCGGGTACGGGCCGCCAACCAGGCCCTCATCGCGGCCTCCCGGTCGGCCGGCGCCACGGTGAAACTGCCCGTCGGGCAGAACGTGTCCATCCGGGTCACCACCCCCGGCTACACCGACCGCTACATCCGCCACTACGACGGGCTGGGCTTCACCGAGGTGGTGAACTCCGCCAGCGCCGATCTGCTGAAGCGGGACGCCACCTGGACGGTCAGGCAGGGTCTCGCGAACAAGCTCTGCTACTCCTTCGAGTCCCGCAACTACCCCGGTGAGTATCTGCGCCACCGCGACTTCCGCGTCCGGCGCGAGGCGGGCGACGGCTCCACCGTGTACAAGGAGGACGCCACCTGGTGTCCGACCCAGGGCAGCGGTGGCATCCGGATGTCGGCCGCCAACTTCCCCGGGCAGTATCTGCGGCACTTCAACGCCGAGCTGTGGCTGGCCCAGTCGGGCTCCACCCACGCGTGGGACAACCCGGCCGGCTTCACCGAGGACACCACCTGGGCGATCGAGTCGCCCTGGGCCCCGTAG
- a CDS encoding RNA-guided endonuclease InsQ/TnpB family protein, whose product MKLVVQVKLLPTPGQASALEATLRACNRAATHASAVAFAEGLKDRNGLQKEVYAGLKADFGLSAQPAVRVVKKVVDAYATLKANLRAGNLGPSTSKRYRTAVGTPVVFRPGAAQPFDDRCLSWQYDARTVSIWTVDGRMKGVRFACSPDQLKTLVIYRRGESDLVRRGGTWYLIATCDIPDPEVYEPVDWIGVDRGIVNLATTSDGTSHQGRRLGRYRRWQARKRADLQKKNTRSATRRLVRRAKKEKRHATHVNHQISKEIVSVAQRTGRGIAVEELGGIRDRVRLRRDQRGTLSSWPFHQLGQHLAYKAKKAGVPFLEVDAAYTSQRCPRCGHTERANRPDRNHFCCRRCGLAGPADVVAGVNVRDRARSAWVFVTAPAPSP is encoded by the coding sequence ATGAAGCTGGTGGTCCAGGTGAAACTGCTGCCGACGCCCGGACAGGCGTCGGCGCTGGAGGCGACCCTGCGGGCCTGCAACCGGGCCGCCACCCATGCCTCCGCTGTCGCCTTTGCCGAGGGCCTGAAGGACCGCAACGGTCTGCAGAAGGAGGTGTACGCGGGCCTGAAAGCGGACTTCGGGCTGTCGGCTCAGCCGGCGGTGCGGGTGGTGAAGAAGGTCGTGGACGCCTATGCGACACTGAAGGCCAATCTGCGGGCCGGGAATCTGGGCCCGTCCACATCGAAGCGGTACCGCACGGCGGTCGGCACCCCGGTCGTCTTCCGGCCCGGGGCGGCCCAGCCGTTCGACGACCGCTGCCTGTCCTGGCAGTACGACGCGCGCACTGTCTCCATCTGGACGGTGGACGGGCGGATGAAGGGTGTCCGCTTCGCCTGTTCCCCCGACCAGCTCAAGACGCTGGTGATCTACCGCAGGGGCGAGAGCGATCTCGTCCGGCGCGGCGGCACGTGGTATCTGATCGCCACCTGTGACATTCCGGATCCCGAGGTGTACGAGCCGGTCGACTGGATCGGGGTGGACCGGGGCATCGTGAACCTCGCCACCACGTCCGACGGCACCAGCCACCAGGGCCGCCGTCTGGGCCGCTACCGGCGCTGGCAGGCCCGCAAACGCGCCGACCTCCAGAAGAAGAACACCCGTTCGGCGACCCGCCGTCTGGTCCGCCGGGCGAAGAAAGAGAAGCGCCATGCCACCCACGTGAACCACCAGATCAGCAAGGAGATCGTGTCCGTCGCGCAACGCACCGGTCGAGGAATCGCCGTCGAGGAACTCGGCGGGATCCGGGATCGGGTACGGCTACGCCGTGACCAGCGGGGCACCCTCTCCTCCTGGCCTTTCCACCAGCTGGGGCAGCACCTCGCCTACAAAGCGAAGAAGGCCGGGGTGCCGTTCCTCGAGGTGGATGCGGCCTACACCTCGCAGCGCTGTCCGCGCTGCGGGCACACCGAGCGGGCCAACCGGCCCGACCGGAACCACTTCTGCTGTCGTCGGTGCGGGCTTGCTGGCCCGGCCGACGTCGTCGCCGGGGTGAACGTGCGCGACCGCGCGCGCTCGGCGTGGGTGTTCGTCACCGCACCCGCACCCTCTCCCTGA
- a CDS encoding glycoside hydrolase family 43 protein, with protein MRPRTARRHAAPLTALLAILWGLISGPPAATAAPHTAAAASQTAAAAPHTAAAGTFRNPLNTGPDPYLTTWNGTYYLTTTQGDSIRMWRSTSLGTLLDADPITVWTDTDGSRNQHIWAPEFYRFGNRWYLYYTADDGVDDHHRLYVLESDRDDPAGPYHFKSRLTPPNHTADFAIDPGILEHNGRLYLAYSGINQYQHNGLNIAPMSNPYTVSGNAVAINGAGGCPEVREGPEFLYRNGRTWMTYSTCDTGKPDYQVWMMSLPSTADPLVPGDWTQHSGAVFSRADDHGVYGPGHHAFFRSPDGKEDWIVYHAKSTSVNTYSNRTTRAQKITWNADGSPNLGRPLAMGATQDLPSGDPGAGTYWINDDGRSSGDGSVSYTGTWNSGTGCATQCFWSDDHWSDRAGNTATFSFTGTRIALLSVRDTGNGIAALSVDGGPEQRVDFYGAIRTGETLQYLSPRLASGRHTLRIRVTGEHNAQSGASFVSVDRAEVYTR; from the coding sequence ATGAGGCCTCGCACCGCCCGCCGCCACGCGGCACCGCTCACCGCCCTGCTCGCCATCCTGTGGGGCCTGATCTCCGGCCCGCCCGCCGCCACGGCGGCCCCGCACACCGCAGCCGCGGCCTCACAGACCGCCGCCGCGGCCCCGCACACCGCCGCCGCGGGCACCTTCCGCAACCCCCTCAACACCGGCCCCGACCCGTATCTGACCACCTGGAACGGCACCTACTACCTCACCACCACGCAGGGCGACAGCATCCGGATGTGGCGCTCCACCTCCCTGGGCACCCTGCTCGACGCCGACCCCATCACCGTGTGGACGGACACCGACGGCTCCCGCAACCAGCACATCTGGGCGCCGGAGTTCTACCGCTTCGGCAACCGCTGGTACCTCTACTACACCGCCGATGACGGGGTCGACGACCACCACAGGCTCTATGTGCTGGAGTCCGACCGCGACGACCCGGCCGGTCCCTACCACTTCAAGTCCCGTCTGACGCCGCCCAACCACACCGCCGACTTCGCCATCGACCCCGGCATCCTCGAGCACAACGGGCGTCTGTACCTCGCCTACTCCGGTATCAACCAGTACCAGCACAACGGCCTCAACATCGCCCCGATGTCCAACCCGTACACCGTCTCGGGCAACGCGGTCGCCATCAACGGGGCGGGCGGCTGCCCGGAGGTGCGCGAGGGCCCCGAGTTCCTCTACCGCAACGGCCGCACCTGGATGACGTACTCCACCTGCGACACCGGCAAGCCGGACTACCAGGTCTGGATGATGTCCCTGCCGTCCACCGCCGATCCGCTCGTGCCCGGCGACTGGACCCAGCACTCCGGTGCGGTGTTCTCCCGCGCCGACGACCACGGCGTCTACGGCCCCGGCCACCACGCGTTCTTCCGCTCGCCCGACGGCAAGGAGGACTGGATCGTCTACCACGCCAAGAGCACGTCCGTGAACACCTACAGCAACCGCACCACCCGCGCCCAGAAGATCACCTGGAACGCCGACGGCAGCCCGAACCTGGGCCGCCCGCTCGCCATGGGCGCCACCCAGGACCTGCCGTCCGGCGACCCGGGGGCGGGCACGTACTGGATCAATGACGACGGCCGGTCCAGCGGCGACGGAAGCGTGTCGTACACGGGCACCTGGAACTCCGGGACCGGCTGCGCCACCCAGTGCTTCTGGAGCGACGACCACTGGAGCGACCGGGCGGGCAACACCGCCACCTTCTCCTTCACCGGCACCCGGATCGCCCTGCTGTCGGTCCGCGACACCGGCAACGGCATCGCCGCCCTCAGCGTCGACGGCGGCCCCGAGCAACGCGTGGACTTCTACGGCGCGATCCGCACCGGCGAAACCTTGCAGTACCTCAGCCCCCGGCTCGCCTCCGGCCGGCACACCCTGCGCATCCGGGTGACCGGCGAGCACAACGCCCAGTCGGGCGCCTCGTTCGTGAGCGTGGACCGCGCCGAGGTGTACACCCGCTGA